From the genome of Uranotaenia lowii strain MFRU-FL chromosome 1, ASM2978415v1, whole genome shotgun sequence, one region includes:
- the LOC129737627 gene encoding uncharacterized protein LOC129737627, which translates to MVNSEEEIDCQDGFDCGGCNRPNSVERRMVSCDNCLGWWHLSCANQSPGVKDRPWRCTKCTSPSADPSESVNTADFSTPIVRSKAPHSSSTRIGRAEVENGARKKCAESNKDSSVRSAGKSVRSTTSSARIRTELELARLVAEKEIKSRRMREEMRFLEEERALREKERAIRLEELASEESFLKKKHQLEEKLVEESGSENVSESAPSGSQKAEEWLRNQLEENNNDPEEVFPRIVEPGNPNSVHSEPRSHSARIRVPIMNLIPEVPPPKQPMNPFPQPVAFANLNIGPSAEQVLARQVWPRKLPVFAGEPEEWPIFFHSYETSNAACGFSDVENLVRLRESLRGAAREAVRTKLTFPDSVPKIMETLKRFYGRPEILVRNMLAKVRKLESPKSERLDSLIKFATAVQHLCDQLEAAGLRAHLSNPDLLSELVEKLPAHHQLAWVRYKRSFPEPTLKEFGQYMEELAEDACEVTTLVPPKPEAAKYAKPSQKKEGHFHAHINSNANQEEYRQRKPCPICGGIDHRVRNCSKFQELNLDSRKRAVRQWNLCEMCLNEHGNWKCKSRIRCNIEGCRVQHHPLLHVPAQAKKGEATVVKSVCNSHNEFRKAFFFRIVPLTLHNGNRTVDTFGFYDEGSSLTMMESSLARRLGIEGKRHPLELQWTSGVTRNEDSSKLIKCMISKLGDPKQHSFTAHTVSKLELPKQTLCYDELANRYEHLKDIPISSFNDAQPEVLIGLDNIDILTPIESRQGQPGEPVAVRSLLGWAIYGPNEAGERNDKNSVRVNFHHCDADQELNDLIRQHFVLEEPQNPFAPILESAEDKRCKTILEETTVFRDGAYETGLLWKADVVCFPDNRYMAERRLKCLESKLSKDPELQANVHQQIRDYLTKGYAHKATEEELAETSAERVWYLPLNVVSHPKKPNKRRLVWDAAASVGGVSLNNQLLKGPDLLVPLHSVICKFREWRIGFGGDVKEMFHQIRIRAADKNYQRFLFRFDATQPPDVYIMEVATFGATCSPCSAIYVLHKIADECREDFPKATTAIKEKTYMDDYFDSAPTSEEAADRAIQVKGALARAGFTMRNWVSNDESVLQAVGENSEQKTLSLISNMGGDNIERVLGLEWNPRQDCFQFPTSLRGELAPYVCGERRPTKRMALRCIMSLFDPLGLLSPYTIHGKMLFQDLWRCGIQWDDDIPDESFEKWVRWTKLLQEINNLQIPRCYCGGDHAGGYETLQLHVFTDASELGYGCAAYFRVIEDGKVKCCLVMAKAKVASLKVQSIPRRELQAAVLGARMMINVCSSHTVEIKEKFLWTDSTTVLSWIRSDHRKFKQYVAVRIGEILTLTDSDQWHWVPSKENIADCLTKWNKDTDPKPDGRWFNGPSFLYEPADRWPQQKSPNESTNEELRTHYLFQHIDIPIQLIDVARISKWTILIRILATVMRFISNCRRRKKALPIETVPSVENVKRYVIQTIPNIETPVKQSEYQSAENILWRLAQSEHYPDEVKVLISNRERALEDLIKIEKTSCLYQLSPFADEFGVIRVEGRTVNAQYASFDSRFPVILPREHVVTQRLLEHYHRIFGHANRETIVNEVRQRFQIANLRSAVNEVSRSCQVCKIKKCKPHPPRMAPLPEQRLTPYTRPFAYTGVDYLGPLEVTVGRRKEKRYVAVFTCLVVRAVHLELAYSLTTDSCIMAIRRFVRRRGPPRQIFSDNGTNFVGADRELKRQIKRINIDCSDTFTNARTSWLFNPPSAPHMGGVWERMVRSVKESMRALDDGRKLNDEILLTVLAETEAFINSRPLTYMPQSSADYEALTPNHFLGNSTGDQDPMRDPISLSQALQSSYLRSHGPSGSKMWCRLSLETWYILRKAVGVPGSEEGSWS; encoded by the exons ATGGTCAATTCGGAAGAGGAAATTGATTGCCAAGATGGATTCGACTGTGGTGGATGCAACAGACCTAATTCGGTGGAACGGAGAATGGTGTCGTGCGATAATTGTTTAGGCTGGTGGCATCTGAGTTGTGCGAATCAATCTCCCGGCGTAAAGGATCGCCCATGGAGATGCACTAAATGCACATCACCTTCTGCAGACCCGTCAGAGTCCGTAAACACCGCCGATTTCAGCACACCCATTGTGCGATCAAAGGCTCCTCACTCCAGTTCAACGAGAATAGGAAGGGCTGAAGTTGAGAACGGAGCTAGGAAGAAATGTGCGGAATCCAACAAAGATTCGTCCGTGAGAAGTGCCGGCAAGTCTGTGAGATCTACTACATCCAGCGCCCGCATCCGGACCGAACTTGAGTTGGCCAGATTGGTAgcagaaaaagaaattaaaagtcGTCGGATGAGAGAGGAAATGCGTTTCCTGGAAGAGGAGAGAGCCTTGCGAGAAAAGGAACGGGCTATCCGGTTAGAGGAGCTTGCTTCTGAGGAATCCTTCTTAAAGAAGAAGCACCAGCTGGAAGAGAAATTAGTCGAAGAGTCGGGATCGGAAAATGTTTCCGAATCAGCGCCAAGTGGAAGTCAAAAGGCTGAGGAATGGTTGCGCAATCAGCTGGAGGAAAATAATAACGATCCGGAAGAGGTGTTTCCTCGGATAGTCGAACCGGGTAATCCGAATTCAGTTCATTCCGAACCTAGAAGTCACTCGGCACGAATCCGTGTGCCAATTATGAACCTGATTCCTGAAGTACCACCTCCAAAGCAACCCATGAATCCTTTCCCACAACCGGTAGCGTTTGCCAACCTGAATATTGGTCCGTCTGCAGAACAAGTGTTGGCTCGACAAGTCTGGCCCAGAAAACTACCTGTGTTTGCCGGAGAGCCTGAGGAGTGGCCAATATTTTTCCATAGTTACGAAACGTCCAATGCTGCCTGCGGTTTCTCAGACGTTGAGAATCTTGTCCGTCTTAGAGAAAGCCTGCGAGGGGCGGCTCGAGAAGCAGTGagaacaaaattgacatttcCTGACAGCGTGCCGAAGATAATGGAAACACTGAAACGTTTTTATGGACGGCCCGAAATTCTTGTAAGGAACATGCTGGCTAAAGTGCGCAAACTCGAATCGCCAAAATCTGAGCGTCTAGATAGCCTTATTAAGTTTGCCACAGCTGTACAGCACCTTTGTGACCAGCTAGAGGCTGCAGGTCTACGAGCTCATTTATCGAATCCCGATTTGCTCAGCGAATTGGTTGAGAAGCTCCCTGCTCATCATCAGCTTGCTTGGGTGAGATATAAACGCTCCTTCCCCGAGCCTACGCTGAAGGAATTTGGCCAGTATATGGAGGAATTGGCCGAGGACGCCTGTGAGGTTACTACGCTTGTACCGCCGAAACCTGAGGCAGCGAAGTATGCAAAACCGTCGCAGAAGAAAGAGGGACATTTCCATGCTCACATTAACAGTAATGCAAACCAGGAAGAATATAGACAACGTAAGCCATGTCCAATCTGTGGTGGCATAGATCACCGGGTTCGGAACTGCTCGAAGTTCCAAGAACTAAATCTCGATTCAAGAAAGCGTGCAGTACGCCAGTGGAATTTGTGCGAAATGTGCCTGAATGAGCACGGTAATTGGAAGTGTAAATCAAGAATCCGATGTAACATCGAAGGCTGTAGAGTTCAGCACCATCCGTTGCTCCATGTTCCGGCGCAAGCCAAAAAGGGAGAAGCAACAGTCGTTAAATCTGTTTGTAATTCCCACAACGAATTCAGAAAAgcttttttctttcgaataGTTCCACTTACCCTGCACAACGGAAATCGCACTGTCGATACTTTTGGATTCTACGATGAAGGGTCATCACTGACCATGATGGAATCGTCATTAGCACGCCGCCTAGGAATAGAGGGAAAGAGGCATCCGCTGGAATTGCAGTGGACTTCCGGTGTAACCCGGAACGAAGATTCATCCAAGCTCATTAAATGCATGATCTCGAAGTTAGGAGATCCGAAACAACATTCTTTTACCGCACACACGGTTTCGAAACTTGAGCTACCGAAGCAAACCCTCTGCTACGACGAATTAGCTAATCGTTATGAACATCTGAAAGATATTCCAATCAGTTCATTTAACGATGCCCAGCCTGAAGTGCTTATTGGGTTAGATAACATTGACATTTTAACCCCAATCGAAAGTCGGCAAGGTCAACCTGGCGAACCTGTTGCCGTGAGATCACTGCTCGGATGGGCCATCTATGGGCCTAACGAGGCAGGAGAAAGAAATGACAAGAACTCGGTCCGAGTTAACTTCCATCACTGCGACGCAGATCAAGAGCTTAACGACCTTATCCGGCAACATTTCGTTCTGGAGGAACCCCAGAACCCGTTTGCGCCGATTCTTGAATCTGCCGAAGACAAGCGATGTAAAACGATCCTAGAGGAAACCACGGTGTTCCGTGACGGTGCATACGAAACTGGATTGCTGTGGAAAGCAGATGTAGTGTGCTTCCCAGACAACCGGTACATGGCTGAGAGACGTCTGAAATGCCTAGAGAGCAAGCTGTCAAAAGACCCCGAACTACAGGCTAACGTACACCAACAAATACGAGACTATTTGACAAAAGGGTATGCCCATAAGGCAACCGAAGAAGAGTTGGCAGAAACTAGTGCTGAGCGCGTCTGGTACCTCCCCCTGAATGTGGTGTCGCACCCGAAGAAACCGAACAAAAGACGGCTGGTGTGGGACGCGGCTGCCTCAGTGGGTGGAGTTTCCCTCAACAATCAACTATTAAAAGGTCCGGATTTACTGGTCCCCCTGCATTCAGTGATATGCAAGTTCCGAGAGTGGCGCATCGGATTTGGTGGCGACGTAAAGGAAATGTTCCACCAAATCCGAATAAGAGCAGCAGACAAAAACTACCAACGATTCCTGTTTCGATTCGACGCAACACAACCGCCCGACGTTTATATTATGGAAGTCGCGACGTTCGGAGCGACGTGCTCGCCCTGTTCGGCGATCTACGTGTTGCACAAAATAGCGGACGAGTGTCGGGAGGATTTCCCGAAAGCTACGACAGCTATCAAGGAGAAAACGTATATGGACGATTATTTCGATAGTGCCCCCACTTCCGAGGAAGCAGCTGATCGAGCGATTCAGGTGAAAGGAGCCCTTGCTCGGGCCGGATTCACCATGAGAAATTGGGTTAGCAACGATGAATCGGTGCTACAAGCAGTCGGAGAGAATTCGGAACAGAAAACGCTCTCACTTATCAGTAATATGGGAGGCGATAACATCGAGAGGGTCCTTGGACTGGAGTGGAACCCACGGCAGGATTGTTTCCAATTTCCTACCAGCCTACGCGGTGAGCTGGCGCCGTATGTTTGCGGCGAACGACGACCGACTAAGAGAATGGCTCTTAGATGTATTATGAGTCTTTTCGACCCATTGGGTCTTCTGTCCCCGTATACAATCCACGGGAAGATGCTGTTCCAAGATCTTTGGAGATGCGGCATACAATGGGATGACGACATTCCGGATGAATCTTTCGAGAAATGGGTCCGATGGACAAAGCTTCTCCAAGAAATCAACAACCTTCAGATCCCCAGGTGCTACTGTGGTGGAGATCATGCTGGAGGGTACGAAACATTGCAGCTACATGTGTTCACCGATGCCAGTGAACTGGGCTACGGATGCGCGGCGTATTTCCGTGTCATCGAGGATGGAAAAGTGAAATGCTGCTTGGTGATGGCGAAGGCTAAGGTGGCCTCCCTCAAGGTGCAATCGATTCCCAGAAGAGAGCTTCAAGCCGCTGTGTTGGGTGCTAGGATGATGATAAACGTTTGTTCTAGCCACACGGTGGAAATCAAGGAGAAATTTCTTTGGACGGATTCTACCACCGTCTTGTCCTGGATTAGATCTGACCACCGAAAATTCAAGCAATATGTAGCCGTTCGCATCGGAGAGATTTTGACCTTAACAGATTCGGATCAGTGGCACTGGGTCCCTTCAAAAGAGAACATCGCTGACTGTTTGACCAAGTGGAATAAAGATACGGATCCAAAACCGGATGGTCGTTGGTTTAATGGCCCATCATTCCTGTATGAACCGGCTGATAGATGGCCACAACAGAAATCACCGAATGAAAGCACCAACGAAGAGTTGAGAACCCACTATCTTTTCCAACACATTGATATTCCCATTCAGCTAATTGACGTTGCTAGAATCTCTAAATGGACCATATTGATACGCATACTGGCTACGGTTATGCGATTTATTTCGAATTGTCGTCGACGAAAGAAAGCATTGCCCATCGAGACGGTACCTTCCGTAGAGAATGTGAAGCGATACGTAATTCAAACCATCCCGAATATCGAAACACCGGTGAAGCAATCCGAATACCAATCAGCCGAGAATATCCTTTGGCGATTGGCTCAAAGTGAGCACTACCCTGATGAGGTGAAGGTGCTGATATCAAATCGTGAAAGAGCCCTAGAAGATTTAATCAAGATTGAGAAAACTAGTTGCCTGTATCAACTCTCCCCGTTTGCTGACGAATTTGGTGTTATTAGAGTGGAAGGAAGAACCGTGAATGCGCAGTACGCGTCCTTCGATTCCCGATTTCCAGTAATATTGCCCCGAGAGCATGTAGTTACCCAAAGGCTTTTGGAGCATTATCACCGAATTTTTGGACACGCAAACAGAGAGACAATTGTCAACGAAGTCCGTCAGCGTTTTCAGATCGCGAATCTGAGGTCCGCTGTTAACGAAGTATCGAGAAGCTGCCAGGTATGtaagattaaaaaatgtaaaccacATCCACCAAGAATGGCGCCATTGCCAGAGCAAAGATTGACACCGTATACCAGACCCTTTGCGTATACCGGTGTGGATTATCTCGGGCCGTTGGAGGTAACCGTTGGCAGGCGGAAGGAAAAGCGATATGTAGCAGTCTTCACATGCTTGGTAGTCCGTGCCGTTCACCTGGAGCTGGCGTACAGCTTAACGACAGATTCCTGCATAATGGCGATCAGGAGATTTGTGCGAAGAAGAGGTCCCCCACGCCAAATATTTTCTGACAACGGGACGAACTTTGTCGGTGCCGATCGCGAGCTTAAACGACAGATCAAGAGAATCAACATCGACTGTTCCGACACATTCACCAACGCCCGAACAAGCTGGTTATTCAATCCGCCCTCCGCTCCCCACATGGGTGGAGTATGGGAGCGGATGGTGCGAAGCGTGAAAGAATCGATGAGAGCTCTCGACGACGGAAGGAAACTCAACGACGAGATTCTGCTGACGGTGTTGGCGGAAACAGAAGCTTTTATAAACTCTCGTCCACTGACGTACATGCCTCAAAGTTCGGCCGACTACGAAGCGTTGACACCCAACCACTTTTTGGGTAACTCCACGGGAGATCAGGACCCTATGCGTGATCCAATCAGTCTTAGCCAAGCACTGCAAAGCAGTTACCTTCGTTCGCA CGGTCCAAGTGGTTCGAAGATGTGGTGTCGGTTAAGCTTGGAGACCTGGTATATATTGCGGAAGGCAGTCGGCGTACCTGGATCCGAGGAAGGATCGTGGAGCTAA